The genomic window cgctcacacaaacacacgcatacacacacgcacacacacacacatacacacacacacacatacacacactcacacacacacacacatacatacacacacaaacacacacacacacacacacacacacacacacacacacacacacacacacacacatggggaCAAAATGACCGTGCAGACAGACAATGAAAGACACAAAGTCAgatagaggcagacagacaaacaaacacacacacactcacacgcacacacacacacacacacacacacacacacacacgcacacacacacacacacacacacacacacacacgcacacaaacacacacacacacgcacacacacacacacgcacacacacacacacatacacacacacacacacacacacacacacacacacacacacacacacacacacacacacacacacacacacacgcacacacacacacataaacacaggcGCGTTCTCCTTTAATAttgctcttgttcttgttcgatctttaacccccccccccccaccccaatttTTTTCTGTACCTCATTCGTCACTTGTGATTTACTTTCTCTCCCCTATCACACCCATCCAACCCGACCAACtcctattttgttgttgttgttgttgttgttgttgttgttgttgttgttgttgttgttgttgttgttgttgttgttgttgttgttgttgttgttgttgttgttgttgttgttgttgttgatgctgctgctgctgctgtagACGCCACAtctgtttcttttattttttttgttttcataaACCTTGTTCTGCACAAGGGAGACAACATACATATTGTTTTCAACACATTAGGTGTCATGGCTTACTTCCCATATGTAGTAAGCCAGTTCACGTCCCAGCTGCAGTacaaggaaaaaaagacaatcatcaaaaacaagaggaaaaccagagcggagaaagatgactaccacctgctccaacgtgaagaacaagtcgtcctactcagactccgcactggacataacagactaaaccatcatatggccacaaagctgaagctagttccctcgagctcccccctatgtccgtgtggcaagaatcaggcagcagagcacatcctgcaggcttgtccataccacagtgctctgagggacaccacctggccagaggagacagcgctacaaaagaagctatacggccccagagaggacttggagaggacagcacgtttcgccctgcagtccggactgacgatctaacagcgaacgacaagaagaagaagacttcccatatgtggttttttttttacatttggacatacaaataaatacacaaataaaaacatgtACGTGCAGATGCGTGTGTGTctaggaaagagagacagagagagagagagagagagagagagagagagagagagagagagagagagagagagagagagagagagagagagagagagagagagagagagagagaaagagggtgtGTTTTCACGTGTGCGCGcgcggtgcgtgcgtgcgtgcgtgcgtgcgtgcgtgcgtgcaaacgtacgtgcgtgtgtgtgcgagcgtgtgtgtgaatatgtgtgtatgtgtgtgtgtgtgtgtgtctgtgtctgtggtgtctgtgtctgtgtgtctatgtctatgcctgtgtctgtgtttctctgaAGGGGAAGGTCTATTTGAATGTGTTGGAATACATCCAGTTGTATGTTGTTTTGCTGTTGTGGATATGCAGTTATTAAAGCAGCTTCCCTTTAAAATCATTCATTTTTTTACTGTGTCCAGGAtatccacacaaacacacacacacacacacacacacacacacacacacacacaaaactagaTCTTACCAATTTTATTCTGCTCACTACCACGATCtgaccaggctgttacatgggataagacctttccttcacttggacacataccaaacatcagtAACCCGACTGCTTCCTGTTCATAGTGATTAGTGTTGTTCTTGAATACATTTCGGAGATTAGTAGGTAAATAATTTCCAATTTgctagttattggaacgtttccttcttgaaaaaaaaatatattcacAAGTACATCGCCCTAATCGtcgttatcttcttcttctgcgttcgtgggctgaaactcccacgtacactcgtgttttttgcacgagtggaaatttacgtgtatgaccgttgtttaccccgccatttaggtagccatacgccgttttcggaggaagcatgctgggtattttcgtgtttccataacccaccgaactctgacatggattacaggatctttttcgtgcgcacttggtcttgtgcttgcgtgtacacacgggggtgttcgggcaccgaggagagtctgcacacaaagttgactctgagaaataaatctctcgccgaacgtggggacgaactcacgctgacagcggccaactggatacaaatccagcgcgctaccgactgagctacatccccgccctgatcATCGTTATAAGTCGACAGATAAACAAAAATTTCGAAACAAATGAAACGAATGAAATTAACTTATCTGAGTATGTTTTTGGTCTGACTGAAGTCTGGCAAGATATATGCCATCAGAGTTCACCTTTCTTGTTACTGTTTATTGATTCTAGATTTTGGAACATTAGCAGTAGTCTACTTTATTTTGGAGATCTGAAATGGTAAGCCAAGCTGCTTTAACGGCGGAATACTGGAATACTAGAATACTTGCTGGCATCACTTTTACAACTATTTCCAAGCGCGCATAGAATTACGTAGAAACTGTCAAATTAATTCTAATATGCATACATTATTTCAAAGAAAAGCTGAGGATGCCCGTAACCCCTGATCGATGATTGCTTCTGATGGGACAATGTGAGCTACGAGTAAATTCTGGACAATAACCCACCAACAGACACACTAGTCAATGACAATGTCAGCAGAAAGCAGTACCCCCGAGAAGAAGGTACGGAATTTCCCCTTCAGCGAGTACACGTTCATGCTTTCAACCCACAGTCGATTCCCGGCCTCCAAACGCACAGTGACAGTGGTGGACGCGCTTGCAGGTCCGGTCTCATTGATGGCGGACATGCCGAAGCTGATTCTGTCGAGGATTGTTGTCGATACCTTGCCTTGGTTTGTTGCGTCCAGTCGAATGTCGAAGACGGGTCGTGTCTTGGGCAAGGGCGCGATGAAGATCTTGGCGGAAATGAGGTAGATACCCGTGCAGGGCGCCGTGTAGACCCCAGTGGCGCTGTCGTAGTCGTTGCCGTCGTTGAAGACGACCTGATCGAACTTGTAATGACCGCTTCCAGTGGTCACGTTGAACTCGGAGAACTGCGCCAAGAACCCAGAGCGAAGGTTGCGGGCATCTGATAAAaggtgaagagagagaggggggacttCATGCATTTGAATGATATTTAAGTTTCATGAAATGTGATGttactttgttttgttataGTTTACTTTCTTTCCATTGAATTATGAAAATTATATTTGTGCTTTTTAACGAATGATCCAAAGGTAGtcatatacagggtgacccaaaaaaaagagtacccaaacaaaacgtcataaattgaccaaaaataaaac from Littorina saxatilis isolate snail1 linkage group LG4, US_GU_Lsax_2.0, whole genome shotgun sequence includes these protein-coding regions:
- the LOC138964408 gene encoding EMILIN-1-like, translating into MQTLQAMLILLTASCASSLLIDYRLANRVTTLEDQVKGLLDARNLRSGFLAQFSEFNVTTGSGHYKFDQVVFNDGNDYDSATGVYTAPCTGIYLISAKIFIAPLPKTRPVFDIRLDATNQGKVSTTILDRISFGMSAINETGPASASTTVTVRLEAGNRLWVESMNVYSLKGKFRTFFSGVLLSADIVID